In one Niallia taxi genomic region, the following are encoded:
- a CDS encoding AIM24 family protein gives MNRYTLQDFVNQTEQQDKGEGLFELETQRMLEVNLESKIWAKSGSMVSYMGNIKFTREGILEHGIGKMFKKALTGEGASLMKAEGEGKLYLADQGKKISILNLYDDSIFVNGNDLLAFEPSVSWDIKLMRKVAGMLSGGLFNIRLSGRGMIAITSHYEPLTLRVTPSKPVFTDPNATVAWSGSLQPEFVTDVSLKTFFGRGSGESIQMKFSGEGFVVIQPFEEVYFSGDNNG, from the coding sequence ATGAACAGATATACCTTGCAGGATTTTGTAAACCAAACTGAACAGCAGGATAAAGGCGAAGGCCTGTTTGAATTGGAAACACAGCGCATGCTTGAAGTGAATTTAGAGAGCAAAATTTGGGCGAAATCTGGAAGTATGGTTTCGTATATGGGAAACATTAAGTTTACAAGAGAAGGAATTTTGGAGCATGGAATAGGGAAGATGTTCAAAAAAGCATTGACAGGTGAAGGTGCCTCCCTTATGAAGGCAGAGGGTGAGGGCAAGCTGTATCTTGCAGATCAAGGGAAAAAAATCTCCATTTTAAATTTGTATGATGATTCCATTTTTGTGAATGGCAATGATCTGCTAGCATTTGAGCCTTCTGTTTCTTGGGATATTAAGCTGATGAGGAAGGTTGCTGGCATGCTCTCAGGGGGACTTTTCAACATTCGTTTGTCAGGCAGAGGCATGATTGCCATTACCTCTCATTATGAGCCGCTTACTTTGAGAGTGACGCCATCAAAGCCAGTTTTCACTGATCCGAATGCAACAGTGGCATGGTCAGGAAGCCTGCAGCCAGAATTTGTAACAGATGTATCCTTGAAAACATTCTTCGGAAGAGGCAGCGGTGAATCGATTCAAATGAAATTCAGCGGCGAAGGCTTTGTTGTTATTCAGCCATTTGAAGAGGTTTATTTTAGCGGGGATAACAATGGATAA
- a CDS encoding DUF3892 domain-containing protein, translating to METIVAVERNHAGEIISFKTSDDRIISYRKAVMEAAEGSISGVKLSETGLEEGSSITIEDTFEEFPMI from the coding sequence ATGGAAACAATCGTTGCTGTGGAAAGAAATCATGCAGGGGAAATAATAAGCTTCAAAACATCTGATGATAGAATTATCTCTTACCGTAAAGCGGTGATGGAAGCAGCAGAAGGCTCAATCAGCGGGGTTAAGCTGTCAGAGACAGGCTTAGAAGAAGGCTCTTCTATCACAATAGAGGATACGTTTGAGGAATTTCCAATGATTTAA
- a CDS encoding type IA DNA topoisomerase yields the protein MKLILAEKPSVSKNIADALKIKNKQDGYFEGNGYIITWAFGHLLQLNDAKDYDEKMATWKMDNFPFIPESFKYKVKSDPRNREKPDKGAQKQLRTIQQLMRRQDVTAIISACDYDREGQIIGDSIIYNLRTDKDVYRLLLNEWTPDEVLNGLEQIRANSEMRPLQDAGVSRQWADWLIGINLTSVTTLKYQKGKGKALNIGRVLLPTLKIIYDRDKEIRDFIPEDYFKLQGTFSSTEGKYTGIYTVGKEDKFKTKEELDQLQKQIAGKKGLVADKTVQKKKEYPPLLFNLSNLQGYITSKYKGWTADKVLKVAQGLYEKKYITYPRTASMALEESLIGKTAKVVSAISANLPYKDDIKFYASKRVFDNKKVESHSAIIPTYLIPKRLTNDEEQVYEAIKTRLLMQFMPVAEYEETRIVTKIKDTSLPGAFHTKGKVQLVEGWKKAENIKTKDVLLPFVGIGEEVDVKKIETTTHTTQAPKEHTEKTLLRLMETCGKNIDALSDTEEDVMSILSGFSIGTPATRAETIKKLKDIGYIEAKGKSLICTDLGKTLVETFPIKELFNLDFTGRLEKSLYDIEKGKYSKQAFLQLISEFTKNSVEKIKHEQDVTIQEVSYTKRKIENLGKCPVCGHQVIEGQKGFGCSNWKQGCKFVIWKNDKFLAALKKKPTKTMVKAILKNGSAEVKGLTSKKGNKFDAILKYVKNTDNDYFSWQMDFASKK from the coding sequence ATGAAATTGATATTGGCTGAAAAACCATCTGTATCAAAAAATATTGCAGATGCATTAAAAATAAAAAACAAGCAAGACGGCTATTTTGAAGGAAATGGCTATATCATAACATGGGCATTCGGCCATTTGCTGCAGTTAAACGATGCGAAAGATTACGACGAAAAAATGGCGACATGGAAAATGGATAACTTTCCATTTATACCGGAAAGCTTTAAATATAAGGTGAAAAGTGATCCGCGCAATCGGGAAAAGCCTGATAAGGGAGCACAAAAACAGCTGCGGACAATTCAACAGCTCATGAGAAGACAGGACGTTACTGCGATTATATCTGCCTGTGACTATGATCGAGAAGGACAAATCATTGGTGACAGTATTATTTATAATCTGCGGACAGATAAGGACGTATATCGTTTGCTCTTGAATGAGTGGACACCAGATGAAGTATTAAACGGTCTTGAGCAAATTCGGGCAAACAGTGAAATGCGTCCACTTCAGGATGCTGGTGTCAGCAGACAGTGGGCAGATTGGCTAATAGGGATTAACCTTACATCTGTTACAACATTAAAATACCAGAAGGGCAAAGGTAAAGCACTTAATATCGGTCGTGTATTGCTTCCGACCTTAAAGATAATTTATGATCGGGATAAGGAGATACGAGACTTTATACCAGAGGATTATTTTAAGCTTCAAGGGACCTTTTCAAGCACAGAAGGCAAATATACGGGGATTTATACAGTCGGTAAAGAAGACAAGTTTAAAACGAAGGAAGAGCTTGACCAGCTGCAAAAACAAATTGCCGGCAAAAAAGGACTTGTAGCAGACAAAACAGTCCAGAAAAAGAAAGAGTATCCGCCGTTACTGTTCAATTTATCGAATCTTCAAGGCTATATTACGAGCAAATATAAAGGCTGGACGGCTGATAAGGTTTTAAAGGTTGCACAAGGTCTGTATGAAAAAAAATATATTACGTATCCAAGAACGGCAAGCATGGCGCTTGAGGAAAGCTTAATAGGTAAAACTGCTAAGGTCGTTAGTGCCATATCTGCAAACTTACCTTATAAAGATGACATAAAATTTTATGCATCCAAAAGAGTTTTTGATAATAAAAAAGTAGAAAGCCATAGTGCCATTATTCCGACCTATCTTATTCCGAAAAGGCTGACGAACGATGAGGAACAAGTCTATGAGGCAATTAAAACTAGACTGCTGATGCAGTTTATGCCTGTAGCTGAATATGAGGAAACAAGAATTGTTACAAAAATTAAAGATACGAGTCTGCCTGGTGCGTTTCATACTAAAGGAAAAGTGCAGCTTGTCGAAGGCTGGAAGAAAGCAGAAAACATTAAGACAAAGGATGTGCTTCTGCCGTTTGTTGGCATTGGGGAGGAAGTGGATGTCAAAAAAATCGAAACAACCACCCATACGACACAGGCCCCAAAGGAGCATACAGAAAAAACACTATTACGTCTCATGGAAACTTGCGGCAAAAACATCGATGCACTTAGTGATACGGAAGAGGACGTTATGTCCATATTAAGCGGCTTTAGCATCGGCACACCTGCTACCCGTGCAGAAACAATTAAGAAGCTAAAGGATATCGGCTATATTGAAGCAAAAGGCAAAAGTTTGATTTGCACGGATTTAGGAAAAACACTCGTTGAAACATTTCCAATTAAGGAATTGTTTAACTTGGATTTCACGGGCAGGTTAGAAAAATCTCTTTATGATATAGAGAAAGGTAAATACTCTAAACAAGCCTTTTTGCAGCTTATTAGCGAATTTACAAAGAACTCTGTTGAAAAAATCAAGCATGAGCAAGATGTGACCATACAAGAGGTATCCTATACAAAAAGGAAAATAGAGAATTTAGGTAAATGCCCAGTCTGCGGTCATCAAGTGATAGAGGGGCAAAAGGGATTTGGCTGCAGTAACTGGAAACAGGGCTGTAAATTTGTAATTTGGAAAAATGATAAGTTTTTAGCAGCACTTAAGAAAAAACCAACCAAAACTATGGTAAAGGCAATTCTAAAGAACGGGTCTGCCGAGGTTAAGGGACTAACAAGCAAAAAAGGAAATAAATTTGATGCTATTTTAAAATATGTAAAAAATACAGACAATGATTATTTTAGCTGGCAAATGGATTTCGCAAGCAAAAAGTAG
- a CDS encoding DMT family transporter: MISKNKQANILLLAVALIWGSTFVLVQNAILFLEPLQFNGIRFLIAFLFLLLWLLLFHCHLLKELKSSTVVAGAVLGFCLFIGYAFQTIGLLYTTSSKAGFITGLSVVLVPLFLFLFFKQKLSVNSTIGIAFATAGLYAITIGSTMSLNTGDGFVLICAVGFAMQIVLTSTYSSKHSALLLTIMQIFTVAVLSFTGSLLFEDWNGLNGHSIVQADVLLALVVTSIFATALAFVIQTSLQKYTSAATVALIFSTEPVFAAVTAYFFAGERLTVSAFVGCLLILFGMIVTELPQQKFRPLLKHKT; encoded by the coding sequence GTGATTTCTAAAAACAAACAGGCAAACATACTATTGCTTGCCGTTGCACTTATTTGGGGCTCCACCTTTGTTCTTGTACAAAATGCTATTTTATTTCTGGAGCCGCTCCAGTTTAATGGCATTCGTTTTTTGATTGCATTTTTATTTTTGTTGCTTTGGCTTCTTTTGTTTCATTGTCATCTCCTGAAGGAACTAAAATCATCAACTGTTGTCGCGGGAGCTGTGCTTGGTTTTTGTTTATTTATAGGATACGCCTTTCAAACAATAGGGCTGCTATATACTACTTCTTCCAAGGCTGGATTTATAACAGGACTAAGCGTAGTGCTAGTTCCGTTGTTTTTATTTTTGTTTTTCAAACAAAAGCTCTCTGTCAATAGTACGATAGGCATTGCCTTCGCCACAGCTGGACTCTATGCCATAACAATCGGGTCAACCATGTCACTGAATACCGGAGATGGGTTTGTCCTTATATGCGCTGTAGGCTTTGCGATGCAGATAGTTTTAACAAGCACATATAGCAGCAAGCATTCTGCCCTTCTGCTGACAATTATGCAAATTTTCACAGTAGCTGTGCTTTCCTTTACCGGAAGCCTTCTTTTTGAGGATTGGAACGGATTAAATGGACATAGCATTGTTCAAGCAGATGTATTGCTTGCATTGGTCGTCACGTCTATTTTTGCTACAGCACTTGCCTTTGTTATTCAGACATCCCTGCAAAAATATACAAGTGCTGCAACTGTTGCGTTGATTTTTTCGACTGAGCCTGTATTTGCGGCCGTCACTGCTTATTTTTTTGCAGGAGAAAGGTTAACAGTAAGTGCATTTGTTGGTTGTTTACTAATTTTATTTGGCATGATTGTAACAGAATTACCGCAGCAAAAGTTCAGACCATTATTAAAACATAAAACATAA
- a CDS encoding zinc-finger domain-containing protein: MSDRKKWLQRAENLMNDYCKGCFLYEHNKTDKGKRHAHRFCISECTVGLEIKKYGDMLAGKVKEEDKKS, from the coding sequence GTGAGTGATAGAAAAAAATGGCTGCAGCGTGCAGAAAACTTGATGAATGATTATTGTAAAGGCTGTTTTTTGTATGAACATAACAAAACAGACAAAGGAAAAAGGCATGCACATCGGTTTTGTATATCAGAATGCACGGTTGGACTTGAAATAAAAAAATACGGTGATATGCTTGCGGGGAAGGTTAAAGAGGAAGATAAAAAGAGCTGA
- the cspD gene encoding cold-shock protein CspD, which produces MQNGKVKWFNNEKGFGFIEVEGGDDVFVHFTAIQGDGFKSLEEGQEVSFEIVEGNRGPQAANVTKL; this is translated from the coding sequence ATGCAAAACGGTAAAGTAAAATGGTTCAACAATGAAAAAGGCTTTGGATTCATCGAAGTTGAAGGCGGAGACGATGTATTCGTTCACTTCACAGCTATTCAAGGTGACGGTTTCAAATCACTAGAAGAAGGTCAAGAAGTTTCTTTCGAAATCGTTGAAGGAAATCGCGGACCTCAAGCTGCTAACGTTACAAAACTATAA
- a CDS encoding 5'-3' exonuclease, with translation MALLFRAYFATAVTGQFMINSKGIPTNAIHGFVKHFFTAIDHFNPSHVAVCWDMGSKTFRTEMYPDYKANRSEAPVELMPQFDIVKEVVESFDIPNIGVVGFEADDCIGTIAKKMKGSAHVTILTGDQDILQLLDDHISVALVKKGYGNYLVHTPNSFFEEKGIEPKQMIDLKALMGDTSDNYPGVKGIGEKTALKLLQNHLHIEGILENLVSLTKGQRTKIEADLDMLHLSRKLAEIKCDVPVDCLLEESIYRIAPDKAIAKFRELEFKHFDTLVQHKNEALA, from the coding sequence ATGGCCCTTTTGTTCAGGGCTTATTTTGCAACAGCTGTTACAGGACAATTTATGATTAATTCGAAGGGTATCCCGACGAATGCGATACATGGATTTGTGAAACATTTTTTTACCGCAATTGACCATTTTAACCCATCACATGTTGCTGTTTGCTGGGATATGGGAAGCAAAACCTTCCGAACTGAAATGTATCCTGACTATAAAGCAAACAGATCAGAGGCGCCGGTAGAATTAATGCCACAGTTTGATATAGTAAAGGAAGTAGTGGAAAGCTTTGATATCCCTAATATAGGTGTAGTCGGTTTTGAAGCAGATGATTGCATCGGCACAATCGCCAAAAAAATGAAGGGTTCAGCACATGTTACAATATTAACAGGTGATCAAGATATTCTTCAGCTCCTTGATGATCATATCAGCGTTGCTCTTGTTAAAAAAGGATACGGCAATTATTTGGTTCACACTCCAAACAGCTTCTTTGAAGAAAAAGGAATAGAACCTAAGCAAATGATTGACTTGAAGGCACTTATGGGTGATACAAGTGATAATTATCCAGGAGTAAAGGGCATTGGCGAAAAAACAGCTTTGAAATTACTTCAGAATCATTTGCATATTGAAGGAATATTAGAAAACCTTGTGTCATTGACAAAAGGTCAGCGTACTAAAATTGAAGCAGATTTGGACATGCTACACCTCAGCAGAAAATTGGCAGAAATAAAATGTGATGTGCCAGTAGACTGTTTATTGGAGGAAAGCATTTACCGAATTGCTCCAGACAAAGCAATTGCTAAATTTAGAGAGCTTGAATTTAAGCATTTCGACACACTTGTTCAACATAAAAACGAGGCACTTGCATAA
- a CDS encoding divergent PAP2 family protein codes for MNKGVYVALTSIGLAQFLKIPIHYVKTKKWDNRLFFQTGGMPSSHSAGVSSLTTFIALRRGVPTIDFALSLVYGLIVMYDAQGIRRQTGELTLKVNDLGDLMEKLKTDEKVPFEEKQPKRLKEMLGHQPQEVVGGAILGIAMGTLGHVLLKNDRKMSKNKVTWK; via the coding sequence ATGAATAAGGGAGTTTACGTTGCTTTGACTAGCATCGGATTGGCTCAATTTTTGAAAATACCAATCCATTATGTGAAAACAAAAAAATGGGATAACCGTCTTTTTTTTCAAACGGGAGGAATGCCGAGCTCCCATTCTGCAGGGGTCTCTTCTTTAACAACATTCATCGCTTTAAGGCGGGGAGTACCTACGATTGACTTTGCTTTGTCCTTAGTTTACGGCCTGATTGTCATGTATGATGCTCAAGGAATTAGGCGTCAAACTGGTGAATTGACACTGAAGGTAAATGATTTAGGAGACTTAATGGAAAAGCTGAAAACGGATGAAAAGGTACCCTTTGAGGAGAAGCAGCCAAAGCGTTTGAAAGAGATGCTTGGCCATCAGCCTCAAGAAGTAGTTGGAGGCGCTATACTTGGGATAGCTATGGGAACTTTAGGTCATGTACTTCTAAAAAATGATAGAAAAATGTCGAAGAATAAAGTAACATGGAAATAA
- a CDS encoding aromatic acid exporter family protein: MIISLLKKYKIGYRTFKTAVAVSLGITVAQLCNLDFFVSSAIITILCVQNSKRKSLHSAFARFVACMLAIPFSYVFFELIGYKPYVIGMLLLLFIPATVLLKVNEGVVTSTVIILHIYSAGHINMAVIENEFALIVIGIGAALLVNSYMPSLDKEMKTYQKKIEKDFQEMLQGMVEFLRTNEIAFDYKQKLTQTAKEVQIAKSLAYRDVENHFTRKENYYYKYFTIREKQLEIIEGLFAKVTTVSSLSEQRHSIADFLEELSLCVHPGNTAQLFLSKLEKLEEEIKTQDLPQDWDLFAEQAQLYYVLKELEQYLKVKKSLKVAYN, encoded by the coding sequence ATGATCATAAGCTTATTAAAAAAATATAAGATAGGCTACCGCACCTTCAAGACTGCTGTTGCAGTAAGCTTAGGGATTACTGTTGCCCAGCTGTGCAATTTGGATTTCTTCGTATCCTCTGCCATCATCACGATACTATGTGTGCAAAACTCAAAAAGAAAATCGCTGCACAGCGCATTCGCTAGATTTGTGGCATGTATGCTTGCCATTCCTTTTTCCTATGTATTCTTTGAACTGATCGGCTATAAGCCATATGTGATTGGAATGCTGCTTTTGCTGTTTATTCCGGCGACTGTTCTATTGAAAGTAAATGAAGGTGTTGTGACTAGTACTGTCATCATTCTTCATATTTACTCGGCAGGCCATATTAATATGGCCGTGATAGAAAATGAGTTTGCGCTTATTGTCATTGGAATAGGTGCAGCACTTCTAGTAAACAGCTATATGCCTAGCCTCGATAAGGAAATGAAGACCTATCAGAAGAAAATTGAAAAGGATTTCCAGGAAATGCTGCAAGGGATGGTTGAATTCTTACGCACGAATGAAATAGCATTTGATTATAAACAAAAGCTCACGCAAACAGCGAAGGAAGTACAAATAGCAAAATCGCTTGCATACAGAGACGTAGAAAACCATTTTACAAGAAAAGAAAACTATTATTATAAGTATTTCACAATAAGAGAAAAACAGCTTGAAATAATAGAAGGACTTTTCGCGAAGGTAACGACTGTGAGCAGCCTGTCAGAGCAGCGGCACTCCATCGCTGATTTTCTGGAGGAGCTGAGCCTTTGCGTCCATCCAGGAAACACAGCACAGCTTTTTTTAAGCAAACTGGAAAAGCTGGAGGAAGAAATAAAGACGCAGGATTTGCCGCAGGATTGGGATTTGTTTGCCGAACAAGCACAGCTTTATTACGTGCTTAAGGAGCTTGAACAGTATTTGAAGGTGAAAAAGTCACTGAAGGTAGCGTATAATTGA
- the mntR gene encoding transcriptional regulator MntR, whose translation MPTPSMEDYIEQIYKLIEDKGYARVSDIAEALSVHPSSVTKMVQKLDKDEYLVYEKYRGLILTPKGKKIGQRLVFRHELLEDLLRIIGVKEENIYEDVEGIEHHLSWDAIDRVGDLVQYFQEDSKRIEELKVIQQKNENLD comes from the coding sequence ATGCCAACACCCAGCATGGAAGACTATATTGAACAAATTTACAAACTGATAGAAGATAAAGGATATGCAAGAGTATCAGATATTGCAGAAGCCTTGTCTGTACACCCCTCCTCTGTTACAAAGATGGTTCAAAAGCTGGATAAGGACGAATATCTTGTATATGAAAAATATAGAGGGCTGATTTTGACCCCAAAAGGTAAAAAAATTGGACAAAGATTAGTTTTCCGTCATGAGTTACTTGAAGACCTTCTGCGTATAATCGGCGTGAAAGAGGAAAATATTTACGAAGATGTAGAAGGAATTGAACATCATTTAAGCTGGGATGCAATCGATCGTGTTGGAGATTTAGTCCAATATTTTCAGGAAGATTCAAAAAGAATCGAGGAGCTAAAAGTTATCCAGCAAAAAAACGAGAACCTGGATTAA
- a CDS encoding DUF6123 family protein: MKTLEEYLLFLESKGFSFGEDAVGFIYFGKAYTNAADELINTAIECTLKIQKHFDGSFYMSLLERFVKAQVKTRKEALRYLKEEQLFPL, translated from the coding sequence TTGAAGACATTAGAAGAGTATTTGCTGTTTCTAGAAAGCAAAGGCTTTTCATTCGGGGAAGATGCGGTTGGCTTTATTTACTTCGGAAAAGCTTATACAAATGCAGCAGATGAGTTAATTAATACAGCTATCGAGTGTACGCTAAAGATACAGAAGCATTTCGATGGCAGCTTCTATATGTCCTTGCTTGAGCGTTTTGTTAAGGCTCAGGTGAAAACGAGGAAGGAAGCGTTACGATACTTAAAAGAAGAACAGTTATTCCCCCTTTAA
- the sspL gene encoding small, acid-soluble spore protein L, with translation MSKDRNKGTAASGVNPQGFGGGDQTPAPKSKLENAAKKKNTK, from the coding sequence ATGAGCAAGGATCGAAACAAGGGCACAGCTGCAAGCGGAGTAAACCCGCAAGGCTTTGGAGGCGGAGATCAGACTCCAGCACCGAAAAGCAAGCTTGAAAATGCGGCAAAAAAGAAAAACACTAAATAA
- a CDS encoding sulfurtransferase, translating to MKFTVEADWLRNNLTEKVVRVIDCRFELARPEAGQKQFEAGHIPGSVYFDLEKDLSASVKQHGGRHPLPDLDVFKEKLEKAGIGNNTTVVAYDNGEGAFAGRLWWLISYMGHENVYILNGGMKAWLEQDYPITTELPAYEKTLFNYKVNSAIAASYEEVKAIVQANNNGVVLIDSREHKRFTGEVEPIDKKSGHIPGAINKVWASGLVNGRFKDAEEQKERFSELDPNKQYIVYCGSGVTATPNFLALKAAGFQNVKLYPGSFSDWISYDDNKVCTIKE from the coding sequence ATGAAATTCACAGTGGAAGCAGATTGGCTCCGCAATAACTTGACTGAAAAGGTTGTTAGGGTCATTGATTGCAGGTTTGAGCTGGCAAGACCTGAAGCAGGTCAAAAGCAATTTGAGGCAGGCCATATCCCTGGAAGTGTTTATTTTGATTTGGAAAAGGATTTGTCAGCATCTGTGAAACAGCATGGCGGAAGACATCCTTTGCCTGATCTTGATGTCTTTAAAGAGAAGCTAGAGAAAGCTGGTATAGGAAATAATACAACTGTCGTTGCATATGACAATGGAGAAGGAGCGTTTGCTGGCAGACTTTGGTGGCTTATTAGCTATATGGGGCATGAAAATGTCTACATCCTAAATGGCGGGATGAAAGCATGGCTCGAGCAAGATTATCCAATAACGACAGAACTACCTGCTTATGAAAAAACATTATTTAATTATAAGGTCAATTCAGCTATTGCAGCTTCCTATGAAGAGGTTAAAGCGATAGTCCAAGCAAATAATAATGGTGTTGTATTAATAGATTCAAGGGAGCATAAAAGGTTCACAGGTGAGGTAGAGCCAATTGATAAAAAAAGCGGTCATATTCCTGGAGCAATAAATAAGGTGTGGGCTAGTGGACTGGTAAATGGAAGATTTAAAGATGCCGAGGAACAAAAGGAGCGCTTTAGCGAGTTGGATCCTAACAAGCAATATATCGTTTATTGCGGCTCTGGTGTGACTGCGACTCCTAATTTTCTAGCATTAAAAGCAGCAGGATTTCAAAACGTTAAGCTTTATCCAGGGTCTTTCAGTGATTGGATTTCATATGACGACAACAAGGTTTGCACGATAAAAGAATGA
- a CDS encoding reverse transcriptase-like protein — MKYKLEYRYRVKKEEVFFTSDWVVQSTAIVIGEDLEKSKQGIDLTFYDENGTEWSLKELIKLHAEVEEEPHDFTIFFDGGYRKETNTAGLGVILYFNQGKKKYRIRANELFHEMETNNEAEYAALYHALNLLEELEVKGVTCEFKGDSQVVLNQLSGEWPCYEEALNKWLDRIEKKLSDLKINAIYTPIGRNENKEADKLATQALAEKRIYSKMQII; from the coding sequence ATGAAATATAAGCTTGAATATAGATACCGCGTAAAAAAGGAAGAAGTGTTTTTTACATCTGATTGGGTTGTTCAATCTACGGCTATTGTAATCGGTGAAGATTTAGAGAAGAGCAAGCAAGGCATTGATTTGACTTTTTATGATGAAAACGGGACAGAATGGAGTTTAAAGGAGCTGATTAAGCTTCATGCAGAAGTGGAAGAGGAACCGCATGATTTTACGATTTTCTTTGATGGCGGATATCGGAAAGAAACCAATACTGCAGGGCTTGGGGTAATTCTTTATTTTAATCAGGGCAAAAAGAAATACAGGATTCGGGCAAATGAATTGTTTCATGAGATGGAAACAAATAATGAAGCTGAATATGCAGCCCTTTACCATGCATTGAATTTATTAGAGGAATTAGAAGTCAAAGGAGTAACCTGTGAATTTAAGGGTGATTCCCAAGTTGTACTGAATCAATTATCTGGTGAATGGCCATGTTATGAGGAGGCGCTTAATAAATGGCTTGATCGGATTGAAAAAAAGCTTTCTGATTTGAAAATCAATGCTATTTATACACCTATCGGTCGAAACGAAAATAAAGAAGCAGATAAATTGGCAACACAGGCCCTTGCTGAAAAAAGAATATACAGTAAAATGCAAATTATATAA
- the metA gene encoding homoserine O-acetyltransferase MetA — translation MPIKIPQLLPAREILEEENIFIMDETRAKAQDIRPLNILILNLMPEKEKTEVQVLRLLGNTSLQVNISLVRTASYHSKNTSPYHLEQFYTDFQAIKGNKYDGMIITGAPVELMSFEEVQYWQELTEIMEWTKTNVTSTLHICWGAQAALYHHFGIKKYELDQKCYGIYSHEVLKPSEKLLRGFDDSFVAPHSRHTNVTTREINDHPELQLLAASDEAGALIISGNNGKQIMITGHLEYDSSTLAEEFKRDKEKGLDIHLPLHYFPNNDPSRKPLNMWRSHAHLLFSNWLNYYVYQETPYEWK, via the coding sequence ATGCCTATTAAAATTCCACAGCTGCTGCCAGCAAGGGAAATTCTCGAAGAAGAAAATATTTTTATAATGGACGAAACACGAGCAAAGGCTCAAGATATCAGGCCATTAAATATATTAATTCTTAATTTAATGCCAGAAAAAGAGAAAACGGAAGTTCAAGTGCTAAGACTTCTTGGGAACACGTCACTTCAAGTAAACATCTCACTCGTTCGGACTGCATCCTATCACTCCAAAAACACAAGTCCGTATCACTTAGAGCAATTCTACACAGATTTCCAAGCTATTAAAGGAAATAAGTATGATGGCATGATTATTACAGGAGCTCCTGTTGAATTAATGAGCTTCGAGGAAGTCCAATATTGGCAAGAGCTTACTGAAATTATGGAGTGGACTAAAACAAATGTAACCTCCACCCTGCATATTTGTTGGGGCGCACAGGCCGCCTTGTATCATCACTTTGGTATAAAAAAATACGAGCTTGACCAAAAATGCTATGGAATTTATTCTCATGAGGTTCTTAAGCCATCTGAAAAATTATTGCGCGGCTTTGATGACAGCTTTGTGGCACCTCATTCTAGGCATACGAATGTCACAACACGAGAAATTAATGATCATCCAGAGCTGCAGCTTTTAGCAGCATCAGATGAAGCTGGTGCACTTATTATTAGTGGAAACAACGGAAAACAAATAATGATCACTGGCCATTTGGAATATGATTCTTCCACACTTGCAGAGGAATTTAAACGCGATAAAGAAAAGGGACTAGATATTCATCTTCCTCTTCATTATTTTCCAAATAATGATCCAAGCAGGAAACCACTCAATATGTGGCGTTCTCATGCACATCTGCTGTTTTCAAACTGGCTGAACTATTATGTTTATCAAGAAACTCCATACGAATGGAAATGA
- a CDS encoding reverse transcriptase-like protein codes for MIEVYIDGASAGNPGPSGAGIFIKGHGSAEKYSIPLGSMSNHEAEYYALIHGLKICLEKNYKSVSFRTDSKTVDSAMDKRFAKNKTFAPLLEEALLLADKLDLFFIKWIPSGENKTADELARIAIRKNKPEGKSRDF; via the coding sequence ATGATAGAAGTCTACATCGATGGTGCAAGTGCTGGAAATCCCGGTCCAAGCGGTGCCGGCATTTTCATTAAAGGGCATGGAAGTGCCGAAAAATATTCTATCCCACTTGGCAGCATGAGCAACCATGAGGCTGAATATTATGCGTTAATTCACGGCTTGAAAATCTGTTTAGAAAAAAACTACAAATCAGTTAGTTTTCGGACAGACTCTAAAACAGTCGACAGCGCTATGGATAAGCGATTTGCCAAAAACAAAACGTTCGCACCACTTTTAGAAGAAGCATTGCTTTTAGCAGATAAACTCGACCTGTTCTTTATTAAATGGATTCCAAGCGGTGAAAATAAAACGGCTGATGAACTGGCAAGAATAGCCATTCGCAAAAATAAACCGGAAGGAAAAAGCCGTGATTTCTAA